From a region of the Ovis aries strain OAR_USU_Benz2616 breed Rambouillet chromosome 2, ARS-UI_Ramb_v3.0, whole genome shotgun sequence genome:
- the SLC39A14 gene encoding metal cation symporter ZIP14 isoform X1, with product MKLLCPALPSYFLLTLLSIWTAASEARAVSTGMPTISAASFLQNLMHRYGEGDSLTLQQLKALLNHLDVGVGRGNISQPVQGPRNLSTCFSSGELFAAHNLSHQSRIGEREFQEFCPTILQQLDSRACSSENQENEENEQTEEGRPSSVEVWGYGLLCVTVISLCSLLGASVVPFMKKTFYKRLLLYFIALAIGTLYSNALFQLIPEAFGFNPMEDYYVSKSAVVFGGFYLFFFTEKILKMLLKQKNEHHHGHSHYTSETLPSQKDQEEGVTEKLQNGDLDHMIPQHCSGELDGKTPVVDEKVIVGSLSVQDLQASQSACHWLKGVRYSDIGTLAWMITLSDGLHNFIDGLAIGASFTVSVFQGISTSVAILCEEFPHELGDFVILLNAGMSLQQALFFNFLSACCCYVGLGFGILAGSHFSANWIFALAGGMFLYISLADMFPEMNEVSQEDERKGSFLIPFVIQNLGLLTGFGIMLVLTMYSGHIQIG from the exons ATGAAGCTGCTGTGCCCAGCCCTCCCCAGCTACTTCCTGCTGACCCTGCTCAGCATATGGACCGCTGCTTCGGAGGCTCGTGCTGTGTCCACAGGGATGCCCACCATCAGTGCAGCCTCTTTTCTGCAAAACCTTATGCATCGCTACGGGGAGGGTGACAGCCTTACCCTTCAGCAGCTGAAGGCCCTGCTCAACCACCTGGATGTGGGAGTAGGCCGGGGCAACATCTCCCAGCCCGTGCAGGGCCCGAGGAACCTCTCGACG TGCTTCAGTTCTGGAGAACTCTTTGCTGCCCACAACCTCAGCCACCAGTCGCGGATCGGGGAGCGTGAGTTCCAGGAGTTCTGCCCCACCATCCTCCAGCAGCTGGACTCCAGGGCCTGCTCCTCCGAGAACCAGGAGAATGAGGAGAACGAGCAGACGGAAGAGGGGAGGCCCAGCTCGGTGGAAG TTTGGGGATACGGTCTCCTCTGCGTGACCGTCAtctccctctgctccctcctgGGGGCCAGCGTTGTGCCCTTCATGAAGAAGACTTTTTACAAGAGGCTCCTGCTCTACTTCATAGCTCTGGCGATTGGAACCCTCTACTCCAACGCCCTCTTCCAGCTCATCCCTGAG GCTTTCGGTTTCAACCCCATGGAAGACTATTACGTCTCCAAGTCTGCAGTGGTGTTCGGGggcttttatctcttctttttcacagagAAGATCTTGAAGATGCTCCTTAAACAGAAAAACGAG CATCATCACGGACACAGCCATTATACCTCTGAGACGCTCCCCTCCCAGAAGGACCAGGaagagggggtgacagagaagcTGCAGAATGGGGATCTGGATCATATGATTCCTCAGCACTGCAGCGGGGAGCTGGACGGGAAGACCCCCGTGGTGGACGAGAAGGTCATCGTGGGCTCCCTGTCCGTCCAG GACCTGCAGGCTTCCCAGAGCGCTTGCCACTGGCTGAAAGGCGTACGTTACTCAGACATCGGCACTCTGGCCTGGATGATCACCCTGAGCGACGGTCTCCACAACTTCATCGATGGCCTGGCTATCGGCGCCTCCTTCACTGTGTCCGTCTTCCAGGGAATCAGCACGTCAGTGGCCATCCTGTGTGAGGAGTTCCCACATGAGCTTG GAGACTTTGTCATCCTGCTCAACGCCGGCATGAGTCTCCAGCAGGCTCTCTTCTTCAACTTCCTCTCCGCCTGCTGCTGTTACGTGGGCCTGGGCTTCGGCATCTTAGCCGGCAGCCACTTCTCTGCCAACTGGATCTTTGCACTGGCTGGAGGAATGTTCTTGTATATTTCGCTGGCTGATATG TTCCCTGAGATGAACGAGGTGAGCCAAGAGGATGAACGCAAGGGCAGTTTCTTGATCCCCTTTGTCATCCAGAACCTGGGCCTCTTGACTGGTTTTGGCATCATGCTAGTCCTCACCATGTACTCGGGACATATCCAGATCGGATAG
- the SLC39A14 gene encoding metal cation symporter ZIP14 isoform X2: MKLLCPALPSYFLLTLLSIWTAASEARAVSTGMPTISAASFLQNLMHRYGEGDSLTLQQLKALLNHLDVGVGRGNISQPVQGPRNLSTCFSSGELFAAHNLSHQSRIGEREFQEFCPTILQQLDSRACSSENQENEENEQTEEGRPSSVEVWGFGFLSVSLINLASLLGVLVLPCTERAFFSRVLTYFIALSIGTLLSNALFQLIPEAFGFNPMEDYYVSKSAVVFGGFYLFFFTEKILKMLLKQKNEHHHGHSHYTSETLPSQKDQEEGVTEKLQNGDLDHMIPQHCSGELDGKTPVVDEKVIVGSLSVQDLQASQSACHWLKGVRYSDIGTLAWMITLSDGLHNFIDGLAIGASFTVSVFQGISTSVAILCEEFPHELGDFVILLNAGMSLQQALFFNFLSACCCYVGLGFGILAGSHFSANWIFALAGGMFLYISLADMFPEMNEVSQEDERKGSFLIPFVIQNLGLLTGFGIMLVLTMYSGHIQIG, translated from the exons ATGAAGCTGCTGTGCCCAGCCCTCCCCAGCTACTTCCTGCTGACCCTGCTCAGCATATGGACCGCTGCTTCGGAGGCTCGTGCTGTGTCCACAGGGATGCCCACCATCAGTGCAGCCTCTTTTCTGCAAAACCTTATGCATCGCTACGGGGAGGGTGACAGCCTTACCCTTCAGCAGCTGAAGGCCCTGCTCAACCACCTGGATGTGGGAGTAGGCCGGGGCAACATCTCCCAGCCCGTGCAGGGCCCGAGGAACCTCTCGACG TGCTTCAGTTCTGGAGAACTCTTTGCTGCCCACAACCTCAGCCACCAGTCGCGGATCGGGGAGCGTGAGTTCCAGGAGTTCTGCCCCACCATCCTCCAGCAGCTGGACTCCAGGGCCTGCTCCTCCGAGAACCAGGAGAATGAGGAGAACGAGCAGACGGAAGAGGGGAGGCCCAGCTCGGTGGAAG TGTGGGGCTTTGGTTTTCTCAGTGTCTCACTGATTAACCTGGCCTCTCTCCTGGGAGTCCTCGTCCTGCCCTGCACGGAGAGAGCATTTTTCAGCCGTGTGCTCACTTACTTCATCGCCCTGTCCATTGGAACGCTGCTTTCTAACGCGCTCTTCCAGCTCATCCCAGAG GCTTTCGGTTTCAACCCCATGGAAGACTATTACGTCTCCAAGTCTGCAGTGGTGTTCGGGggcttttatctcttctttttcacagagAAGATCTTGAAGATGCTCCTTAAACAGAAAAACGAG CATCATCACGGACACAGCCATTATACCTCTGAGACGCTCCCCTCCCAGAAGGACCAGGaagagggggtgacagagaagcTGCAGAATGGGGATCTGGATCATATGATTCCTCAGCACTGCAGCGGGGAGCTGGACGGGAAGACCCCCGTGGTGGACGAGAAGGTCATCGTGGGCTCCCTGTCCGTCCAG GACCTGCAGGCTTCCCAGAGCGCTTGCCACTGGCTGAAAGGCGTACGTTACTCAGACATCGGCACTCTGGCCTGGATGATCACCCTGAGCGACGGTCTCCACAACTTCATCGATGGCCTGGCTATCGGCGCCTCCTTCACTGTGTCCGTCTTCCAGGGAATCAGCACGTCAGTGGCCATCCTGTGTGAGGAGTTCCCACATGAGCTTG GAGACTTTGTCATCCTGCTCAACGCCGGCATGAGTCTCCAGCAGGCTCTCTTCTTCAACTTCCTCTCCGCCTGCTGCTGTTACGTGGGCCTGGGCTTCGGCATCTTAGCCGGCAGCCACTTCTCTGCCAACTGGATCTTTGCACTGGCTGGAGGAATGTTCTTGTATATTTCGCTGGCTGATATG TTCCCTGAGATGAACGAGGTGAGCCAAGAGGATGAACGCAAGGGCAGTTTCTTGATCCCCTTTGTCATCCAGAACCTGGGCCTCTTGACTGGTTTTGGCATCATGCTAGTCCTCACCATGTACTCGGGACATATCCAGATCGGATAG